One Mycobacterium paraseoulense genomic window, GGGGTGGCCCAGGTGTTGCTGGTGGCATCCGCGGCGGCGCTGTGGGCGGCGTCCCGGCTGCCGTGGGTGGTGATCCGGTCGTTCGACGGGTTGGGTCCGCCCCGCGAGGTGACGCTGTCCGGCGCGTCGTGGTCCACGGCCCTGTTGCCGTTGGCGGTGCTCATGCTGGCGACGGCCGTGGCGGCGATCGCGGTGCGCGGCTGGCCGTTGCGGGTGCTGGCGGGGTTGCTGGCGGTGGCCAGCCTGGCCGTCGGATACCTCGGCGTCAGCCTGTGGGTGCTCCCGGACGTCGCCGTACGCGGGGCCGACCTGGCGCACGTCGCGGTGATGACGCTGGTCGGCAGCGAACGGCGCTACGTCGGCGCCGGCATCGCGGTCGGCGCGGCGGCGTGCACCCTGATCGCGGCCGTCCTGTTGCTGCGGTCGGCCGGCGATTCGGGGTCGGCGCGGCTGAGCGCGGAAAAGTATGCGGCGCCGGCGACGCGCCGCTCGAATGCGCTACGCGACGACGCCGATGGCGCGATGCTGGAGAAGCCGGAGACGCCGGAAATGTCGGAGCGGATGATCTGGGACGCGCTTGACGAGGGCTGCGACCCAACGCGGGACCCGACCGATCGGCCCCGCGACTCGGACACCGAGGGTCGGTGACGGGCCGCGAGCCGAGGGCCGCTACCCTTCATTCACGTCGTCGCGATCGGCTCGGATTTGTCAGGTTGGCCGTGGGATGACGATGTGTGACAGCGCGAAGGGAAGCAACAGGCATGAGTCCGGCTACCGTGCTTGACTCCATCCTCGAGGGAGTCCGGGCCGACGTTGCCGCGCGCGAAGCCCTCATCAGCTTGTCCGAAATCAAGGCCGCCGCCGCCGCCGCGCCGCCACCGCGTGACGTGATGGCCGCCCTGCGCGAGCCCGGCATCGGCGTCATCGCCGAGGTCAAGCGCGCCAGCCCGTCGGCGGGTTCCCTGGCCACCATTGCGGATCCGGCAAAACTGGCCCGGGCGTACGAGGATGGCGGGGCCCGGATCATCAGCGTTTTGACCGAGGAGCGACGGTTTCACGGGTCGCTCGACGACCTCGACGCGGTCCGGGCCGCGGTCTCGATACCGGTGTTGCGCAAAGACTTTGTCGTGCAGCCGTATCAGATCCACGAAGCCCGCGCGCACGGCGCCGACATGCTGCTGCTCATCGTCGCCGCGCTGGACCAGTCGGCCCTGGTGTCGATGCTGGACCGCACCGAATCACTGGGGATGACGGCCCTGGTCGAGGTGCACACCGAGCAGGAGGCCGACCGGGCGCTGAAGGCGGGGGCCAACGTAATCGGGGTCAACGCACGCGATCTCGCCACGCTGGAGGTCGACCGGGATTGCTTCGCGCGCATCGCCCCCGGGCTGCCCAGCAAGGTGATCAGGATCGCCGAGTCCGGTGTCCGTGGCACCGGGGATCTGTTGGCGTATGCCGGCGCCGGTGCGGACGCCGTGTTGGTCGGTGAGGGTCTGGTCAAAAGCGGTGACCCGCGCGCCGCGGTCGCGGACCTGGTCACCGCCGGTACCCACCCGTCCTGT contains:
- a CDS encoding TIGR02234 family membrane protein, whose product is MSEARPNRLVVGVAQVLLVASAAALWAASRLPWVVIRSFDGLGPPREVTLSGASWSTALLPLAVLMLATAVAAIAVRGWPLRVLAGLLAVASLAVGYLGVSLWVLPDVAVRGADLAHVAVMTLVGSERRYVGAGIAVGAAACTLIAAVLLLRSAGDSGSARLSAEKYAAPATRRSNALRDDADGAMLEKPETPEMSERMIWDALDEGCDPTRDPTDRPRDSDTEGR
- the trpC gene encoding indole-3-glycerol phosphate synthase TrpC produces the protein MSPATVLDSILEGVRADVAAREALISLSEIKAAAAAAPPPRDVMAALREPGIGVIAEVKRASPSAGSLATIADPAKLARAYEDGGARIISVLTEERRFHGSLDDLDAVRAAVSIPVLRKDFVVQPYQIHEARAHGADMLLLIVAALDQSALVSMLDRTESLGMTALVEVHTEQEADRALKAGANVIGVNARDLATLEVDRDCFARIAPGLPSKVIRIAESGVRGTGDLLAYAGAGADAVLVGEGLVKSGDPRAAVADLVTAGTHPSCPKPSR